The following proteins are encoded in a genomic region of Magallana gigas chromosome 1, xbMagGiga1.1, whole genome shotgun sequence:
- the LOC105328165 gene encoding uncharacterized protein, whose translation MNNVHLLMGYVLLLMQLSQGISRYCQEAVDSAESVRSCPTSKEEWEIAAWKKNCSKIASQQNCSSAEKFQYHCVLNGYRNETLEVCAPSRIIFGHCVEFNLQGGVIQEQYSSPCNDTFPRCDKHYSSSTAYKYPNCYQLVSLSGIIYSKTTMKYHETSTTDESHSREFQIIVGITAGFSFAVCICACIIRVIRYKTKAHREAPINEMGGSICVSLVESNKARGLSD comes from the exons ATGAACAACGTCCACCTTTTAATGGGCTACGTCTTGTTGCTAATGCAG CTATCTCAAGGAATATCAAGATACTGTCAAGAAGCCGTCGACAGCGCTGAATCTGTAAGGTCATGCCCAACGTCAAAAGAGGAATGGGAAATTGCTGCCTGGAAGAAAAATTGCAGCAAAATAGCATCACAGCAAAACTGTTCAAGTGCTGAAAAATTCCAATACCACTGTGTGTTAAACGGTTACAGAAATGAAACTTTGGAAGTTTGCGCCCCTTCAAGAATAATTTTTG GACATTGTGTAGAGTTTAATCTACAAGGAGGAGTAATTCAGGAACAGTATTCATCTCCCTGCAACGACACATTTCCCAGATGTGACAAACACTATAGTTCATCGACTGCCTACAAAT ATCCTAATTGTTATCAGCTTGTGTCCTTGAGTGGGAttatttattctaaaacaaCTATGAAATATCATGAAACATCAACCACTGACGAATCACACTCTAG agaatttcaAATAATTGTCGGGATTACTGCGGGGTTTTCCTTTGCAGTTTGTATCTGTGCTTGTATCATACGTGTCATCAGATATAAGACCAAAGCTCATAGGGAAGCGCCTATAAATGAAATGGGGGGATCTATTTGTGTGAGCTTGGTcgaatccaataaagcccgggGTCTTTCTGATTGA
- the LOC117681309 gene encoding uncharacterized protein, which translates to MATRPKRRRKVHSPSTDIQPSTSTNQAVEDLVRACMSSITPIIETTCRRVIEEKLSTAEIPVPQTIASSDPPPVVPTTDQSTSAKASPTLLQEITATGTLCSSLSATPNLPALTPSSTATLLTLGVDDKIRSKIHAGEYVKFSSLLPTDFTIPQSDNYKSIDKEGQLLFVKSNDKDPIKSMVKWTEAFHIYVAIVAEKTPTEIGNLMLYAQTIQKIADTCGDHAALLYDEKFRRWRQRDPAACPWHLKNVELYQEAVVLGLDFELKTKKQPFRAPPKHKYCFSYNNHGTCPKGNACPHPHVCQLCAGKHWRKFCPKFKSSSKYHSNNSTNNSNKSSTTNKGSINFNSNTDLWFNSLLTKT; encoded by the coding sequence ATGGCCACCAGACCCAAAAGGAGAAGGAAGGTGCACTCCCCCTCGACAGACATTCAGCCCTCTACATCTACGAATCAAGCCGTGGAGGACTTAGTAAGAGCGTGCATGAGCTCGATAACTCCAATTATCGAAACGACATGTAGAcgggtcattgaagaaaaacTGTCAACTGCAGAAATTCCAGTGCCTCAGACAATTGCCTCTTCAGACCCACCCCCGGTGGTGCCAACGACAGATCAGTCAACATCTGCAAAAGCAAGTCCAACTCTATTACAAGAAATAACAGCCACAGGTACACTGTGTTCCTCATTATCTGCCACCCCAAATCTACCTGCCTTGACCCCTTCCTCAACTGCTACTCTCTTAACATTGGGGGTCGATGATAAGATCCGATCTAAAATTCATGCTGGGGAGTACGTGAAATTTTCATCTCTGTTGCCAACAGACTTTACCATCCCTCAGTCAGACAATTACAAGTCAATCGATAAAGAAGGACAGCTCCTTTTTGTTAAGTCAAATGATAAGGACCCCATTAAGTCCATGGTTAAATGGACTGAAGCTTTCCACATCTATGTTGCAATTGTGGCAGAAAAAACCCCAACTGAAATTGGCAATTTAATGCTTTATGCACAGACTATTCAAAAAATTGCTGATACTTGCGGGGATCATGCAGCCCTTCTCTATGATGAAAAATTTCGACGTTGGAGGCAACGAGACCCTGCAGCCTGTCCATGGCATCTAAAAAATGTGGAACTGTACCAAGAAGCAGTGGTGTTAGGTCTAGATTTcgaattaaaaacaaagaaacagcCCTTTCGTGCCCCACCAAAACACAAATACTGCTTCTCTTATAATAACCATGGAACCTGCCCAAAAGGCAATGCTTGCCCCCACCCCCATGTCTGTCAGCTCTGTGCTGGGAAACACTGGCGGAAATTCTGCCCTAAATTCAAAAGTTCCTCAAAATACCATTCAAACAATTCTACCAACAACTCAAACAAATCCTCTACAACTAACAAAGGATCAATCAATTTCAACTCCAATACGGATCTATGGTTTAACTCACTACTTACAAAAACATGA